The sequence TTTTCTACCCTTTAGCTCGTTTTTTTGTTTAACTGACCACTACCATTTGATTGCACATGTACGTGTGGCGTTAGGTGCTTCCCCTTTTATTTGTTTGCCGTGCGTGTGGTTGTATATGTTTGGTTTAATGGCTTATTTGTGTCCCTACGTGATTTCCCCTTGTTTGTTTAAATGTATCATGCAGTAATAGCTCTGCTAACGAAGCAGCTCATGCAATTGAATCCCTGGTCTATTTTCCAGTGGTACAAGTGGTATCAGGACTGGACACTGAGATGGAATGGACTATCGGAGGACTAAGGAGGTCCCATACCCAGACTGTAGACTAGAATGGAATCAATACTGGCCTAGGGATCTGTCCACGTTCCATCAATAGTAGTTACCAACAGTACGCCCGGGTTCATCCAGTTCTACGACCCAGTCAAGGAGTCAGTCACCCAACAAGTGAGTGTTTGAACTTGCTAAGTTAGTACTGTTAAAGTCTAATCGTAGGACCATTATATTATTActatatatgtacatataatatagatgtatatgcatgtaccagCTATATTTATATAGCAGTTAtattctctataattattggttaaGTTCCTCATTTGCACACAGAATGTGACGGACCTGAACTACGTGTCTCGGCCTGATGACACACCCCTCTCTCTGACCACAGTGGATCCGGACCACACCTCTTTCTCTCCTGCTGGGGACTGGCTAGCAACAGTAAGTGGATTAGCTGTTATGAAACTGAAAGTTTACTATAGAACAACAGTAACACATTGCTACTGTACTACTATTTTTGCTAGTTACCTACATGTAATCAAACTGATATGTGCTAGGTACCTTCAAACTGATATGTGCATGCTAGGTACCTACATGTAAAATTTCATTAAAAACAAACTGAAAATGTGGTAGGTTGAGAGCAGAGATGATGGTAAGACTGTCCCTGAGTTACGAATGAAGTTATGGCAGTACAGCTcctctcaacaaaggtcaGGCTCACTTCTTATTGGTGCTGTATATTCATCCATTTAGTGTGTCTTAGTGAAGAGTTAACACTGTTAACGTTACGTGCAATAGCTAAGTCCGCCTCTTCTCGTTTAAGTTTTTTGATTAGTGTCTTACTCTCACACACAGAGCACGATGATTTCTCCCGGATTCGCTTGAGTGGTTTAGCTCTACCAGTTTTTGAACTCCCTCTTTGTTGGCATGATTTGCACTTAACTTGATGAATTTTATGATCTGATAGTTCATCACATACTGATATTGCTTCTAGTGTAAAATTGACTCCACTGTCTTTTATGGCCTGAATCCAAGCCATCAGGTTTTGTCTAACTTTGGGATCTTTAAGGCGTTTCTTTGGTGCTGCTGTTAGTGTCGATTCTAAATCATGATAAAGGTAGCTGATACGAAGCTTGTAGTTGACAGTAAGCTTAAGCTTCTCTCTCCAGTCTAGGAGCATCTTCAGTATTACAGACTGACATTCCAAACAAGGACTGCTGGTAGCCATTGTGGTGAGGCTTATTTCTGTTTGTTCAGTGAGATCCTTCATCATCTTATCAAGCCATTCTGATGCTTCCCGTACAACGGCGATCTCGGCATGTTCATGATCTTTTCCTGTCTCTGATCTGAATCGATAGCTCTCTCCACTTTGTTCCAGTGTCACATGACTTAAAGCTACTATTTTTGAGCTGTCTTGGTTGTGAACTCTATTGAAACGATCTTTGTCTTGCCGTTTGAGTAGGTCACTGACATCACCTAATGTTTCTGGAGCTGTATTGTTGGGAAAGTTTGCCAATAACTTTTAGTAGTTTTCCGCAATTATCTATAATGATGTTTGCTaatgcttgtacatgtactacaaccAACCACATTctcatgtacatacatgtatagtaactTACAGTTTGTAGCCGCCATTGAGTAGAATACTATACTGCTCTCTAAGTCTATTAGTGGTTTGTCTATGGGACTATTGCCACGTAAATATGGGCATCACGTGATTACAGTGATTCATTACTATTATATTATTGCCTTGTCAGCTTATTCAAGTGTGTGATTGTCAAAAGTCTTGGATAAAAAGACATGTCTATGTAATGCTGCATATGCTTAAAAACTTTTGCAATTCTTATACTGGCCGTCGTGTTTGTCTAACACTTTTTTTCTTCCGACACTTGGAGGAGAGGGACTGCTCGGACATCTCTGAATTAGTCTCTCTTATATCTTGCATCGTTTCTTGCATAGATGGCCCAACTGGTGACATACTTGCCTCGTCCAGTATTGTGTTAAAAGCGCGTTTCTTCGTCTGAGTTTGATGAATAAATCTGAGATGGTGATATGGGAGGATACAGTTAGCTAGGACTCGATTTCCTTTCGAGTCTCGAACATATTTTTCAATGTTACATATCGTTCAATTATTTGTCCTGACAAGGATGGTAATGAAGCATAGAAAGGTTGTAGACAGACGTGGATTAAATTTCCTCTTAGACGCTCTATCCACTCGATGAAATTGCGTCTTTCTTCTTGTACAGGAACTTTGGTGATATGTagtactagaatattttgcaggtaaaaaacctttgcgaatgagctaaatcagcagaaaatgtgaccctatgcgatctaactattgcgttctggcaaggatcgtgtgtataatttaggttttgtgattttattgcgaattgatcaaccctcgcaaagttcgcatatgtttgatgctcgcaaaacattctagtaatacggtatcagGTACCAGTTTGTTCTTCACTCTCTGTTGACATTTGGTGGAGGGCAcgtgtgcacatgcatactaGTACGAGATATTTTCTGACAGATTCATGACAAGGGAATTTAATTTTACCTATTGCCTCCTCAAACAGCTGATCTCTTAGGTATAATCTTTCTCTCCGTTTATCTTTACTTGATCTCTGTTGGTCGAGCTGAGACTATAAGCTGGAGTATAGTATATCATCATCACTGTAAGTAAAATTAGCCATAactggagaacaaagctttagtttgtaaatccacgaatcaaaatatccaagagaacgtggctagaagcctataagaagctgttagtttttgtcgtATTGCAACCGTTAtcgctggaatacacacacacacgcacatacagtcagctttaccatatcCCTCGTGTGGAtacgcctcaaggcataaaTATAGCATTTTTGCCGAAAAAGGAATCTTTAGAGGTGCTATTTAATTCTAGCACTATAACTGATGTCTGACTTGGCTTGGGGTGATACCACAGGATTTTACCAACAAGCAGACCAATTAAAGTTATGACCTAAACATTATTCATCTCAAACAATGTGTACAATACTACAAGATTAACTAATCAATGAAGAAGAAATTTATTATCTTGTAGGGAACAATGGGTAATAAGTGGGGGATAGTGGGAGTCAGCTTGTGCAATCGTGTATTGTCTGGTATAAAAAATCTTGGATTAAAGTATACAATAAGACCTGTCTATGGTATAATGCTATGGTATTGGTATAAATGTGTTGTTTTCGTCCAACATTAATAACTCGTCTTGTGATGACTGGCTTTGTTCTTCCGACGCTTGTTCCTCTGAGCAGAAAGACATCTCTAAACTAGCTGAATTAGTCTCGCTCATGTCTATCGTTTCTTGCATAGATGGCCCAACTGGCGACATGCTTGCCTCGTCCTGAAATGTGTAAGAGCTCGTTTCTTCATCTGAACGCGATGAAGAATCTGTAGTGTGCTGAGATGGTGGTGTAGGAGGATACATTCTGGATTCCATTTCTCCCTTGAGAATATCGAATTCATTTATCAATATCATATAATGTTGTTCAACTATTTGACGCGACAAGGAACCAAATGGAACATAGAAAGGTTGTAAACTCACACGGATTGATCTGCTTTCTAAATATATTATCCACTGAATAAAACTGTCTCTTTCTTCGTCTACAGGGATACTGGCGATGTGTAGTATCAGTTTGTTTTGCACTCCGTCAATCCTTTTTTCTTCCATGAACTCTGTAATCCCCTCTTGGCATTCGGTGGAGGGCACGTGTGCACATACCAGGACAAGACACTTTCTGACGTGTACCCATGACAATGGCATTTTGATTGTGCGTATCTCTTTCTCTATTTGATGGTTATCTCCATTTTCGTTCATCCTTAATGATTCTCTAATCCCTGTTGGTCGTTGCTCACTCCTCGTCACAGCTGAGACTATGAGCTGGAGTAGTATCATTTGGTGGTCATTTTCGTCTATAAAATATTTCTGTTTGAAGTCTGGCGACAATCTGAAGTGTTTAATCAGATTAGTCACGTGTGTAGTCCCGTTTTGAATGTTGCCAATTTGTCGGTTAACCCTTGCGTCTTCATCTATTCTAGTGGTCTTTTGTTGCTCGTTCATACTCACCGTTGTTGTTAGCGCATTAGTTTCTGAAATCACATTAATGGCACTCAAACAGACTGAAACTCCTCGCACTTCAAGGTCCTTTATCCAGTAATCTAATTTTCTTTCTGCTTCATCAGGTGTAGACTTTTCTAAATACAATCGTGCTATCCTTAAAGTGAAGTAAACATTAGGTACACCGCATGAAATGAAAAACTCTTGCAAATCTTCTCGACATTTGAAGCAAGGGC is a genomic window of Halichondria panicea chromosome 15, odHalPani1.1, whole genome shotgun sequence containing:
- the LOC135348474 gene encoding uncharacterized protein LOC135348474, which codes for MAEGYITTDHDELTTSLRLKDFEDMDSFDPAFIKCFWDKRGKTGLACELELTVQSTPTTTTFVETSGPELHAEQVFIRNARRWLRQNRRWLRQNIRITPECLSVTMLISNSPCFKCREDLQEFFISCGVPNVYFTLRIARLYLEKSTPDEAERKLDYWIKDLEVRGVSVCLSAINVISETNALTTTVSMNEQQKTTRIDEDARVNRQIGNIQNGTTHVTNLIKHFRLSPDFKQKYFIDENDHQMILLQLIVSAVTRSEQRPTGIRESLRMNENGDNHQIEKEIRTIKMPLSWVHVRKCLVLVCAHVPSTECQEGITEFMEEKRIDGVQNKLILHIASIPVDEERDSFIQWIIYLESRSIRVSLQPFYVPFGSLSRQIVEQHYMILINEFDILKGEMESRMYPPTPPSQHTTDSSSRSDEETSSYTFQDEASMSPVGPSMQETIDMSETNSASLEMSFCSEEQASEEQSQSSQDELLMLDENNTFIPIP